In Paracoccus aerodenitrificans, the following are encoded in one genomic region:
- the lepA gene encoding translation elongation factor 4, translating to MTDLNLIRNFSIVAHIDHGKSTLADRLIQLTGTVAERDMKAQLLDAMDIERERGITIKANTVRIAYPAKDGQTYVLNLIDTPGHVDFAYEVSRSMRAVEGSLLVVDATQGVEAQTLANVYQAIDADHDIVPVLNKIDLPAAEPDRVKEQIEDVIGIDASEAVPISAKTGLGIPEVLEAIVTRLPAPTGDRDAALKAMLVDSWYDPYLGVVVMIRVMDGVIRRGDQVKMMQTGASYRLDKLAVLTPAMKDIAELGPGEIGVFTASIKQVRDTRVGDTITHEKKPTDKPLPGFKPAQPVVFCGLFPVDANDFEALRDAIEKLALNDASFSYEMETSAALGFGFRCGFLGLLHLEVIRDRLEREYDLDLITTAPSVVFRLHMRDGEVVELHNPADMPDLTLVDHIEEPRIKATIMVPDEYLGDVLKLCQDRRGIQLDLTYAGSRAMVVYDLPLAEVVFDFYDRLKSVTKGYASFDYQISEYREDYLVKMSILVNDEPVDALSIMVHRDRAEARGRVMVEKLKELIPRHMFKIPIQAAIGSRVIARETLSAMRKDVTAKCYGGDATRKKKLLEKQKAGKKKMRQFGKVEIPQSAFIQALKMDG from the coding sequence ATGACCGACCTGAACCTTATCCGCAATTTCTCGATCGTGGCCCATATCGACCACGGAAAATCCACACTTGCCGACCGGCTGATCCAGTTGACCGGCACGGTTGCCGAGCGTGACATGAAGGCGCAGCTTCTGGACGCGATGGATATCGAGCGTGAGCGCGGCATTACCATCAAGGCCAATACCGTGCGGATCGCCTATCCGGCGAAGGACGGGCAGACTTATGTGCTGAATCTGATCGACACGCCCGGCCATGTGGACTTCGCCTATGAGGTCAGCCGGTCCATGCGTGCGGTCGAAGGCAGCCTGCTGGTGGTGGATGCGACGCAGGGGGTTGAGGCGCAGACTCTGGCCAATGTCTATCAGGCCATTGATGCGGATCACGACATCGTTCCGGTGCTGAACAAGATCGACCTGCCGGCGGCGGAACCCGATCGCGTCAAAGAACAGATCGAGGATGTGATCGGCATCGACGCATCCGAGGCCGTGCCGATTTCTGCCAAGACCGGTCTGGGCATCCCGGAGGTGCTGGAGGCCATCGTCACCCGTCTGCCCGCTCCCACGGGCGACCGCGATGCGGCGCTGAAGGCGATGCTGGTGGATAGCTGGTACGATCCTTATCTGGGCGTCGTCGTCATGATCCGGGTCATGGATGGGGTGATCCGCAGGGGCGATCAGGTGAAGATGATGCAGACCGGCGCCAGCTATCGGCTGGACAAGCTGGCCGTGCTGACGCCTGCGATGAAGGATATTGCGGAACTCGGCCCGGGCGAGATCGGCGTTTTCACCGCATCGATCAAGCAGGTCCGCGACACTCGCGTCGGCGACACCATCACTCATGAGAAGAAACCGACCGACAAGCCGCTGCCGGGCTTCAAGCCCGCGCAGCCGGTGGTGTTCTGCGGCTTGTTTCCGGTCGATGCGAATGATTTCGAGGCGCTGCGCGATGCCATCGAAAAGCTGGCGCTGAACGATGCGTCTTTCAGCTATGAGATGGAGACCTCGGCCGCGCTTGGTTTCGGGTTCCGCTGCGGGTTCCTTGGCCTGCTGCATCTTGAGGTGATCCGCGACCGGCTGGAACGCGAATACGATCTGGATCTGATCACTACCGCGCCGTCAGTCGTTTTCCGCCTGCATATGCGCGATGGCGAGGTGGTCGAGTTGCACAACCCCGCCGATATGCCCGATCTGACTCTGGTCGATCATATCGAGGAGCCGCGCATCAAGGCCACGATCATGGTGCCGGATGAATATCTGGGCGATGTGCTGAAACTGTGTCAGGACCGGCGCGGCATCCAGCTTGATCTGACCTATGCCGGGTCGCGGGCGATGGTGGTCTACGATCTGCCGCTGGCGGAAGTCGTGTTCGATTTCTATGATCGGCTGAAATCGGTGACCAAGGGCTATGCGTCATTCGATTACCAGATCAGCGAATATCGCGAGGATTATCTGGTTAAGATGTCGATCCTTGTGAATGACGAACCTGTCGATGCGCTGTCGATCATGGTCCATCGCGACCGGGCCGAGGCGCGGGGCAGGGTGATGGTCGAAAAGCTGAAAGAGCTGATTCCGCGGCACATGTTCAAGATCCCGATTCAGGCGGCGATCGGGTCGCGTGTGATCGCGCGTGAAACGCTGAGCGCGATGCGCAAGGATGTGACCGCGAAATGCTATGGCGGGGATGCGACGCGGAAGAAGAAACTGCTGGAAAAACAGAAGGCCGGCAAGAAGAAGATGCGCCAGTTCGGGAAGGTCGAAATCCCGCAAAGTGCGTTTATTCAGGCCCTGAAGATGGATGGGTAA
- a CDS encoding acyltransferase family protein, whose amino-acid sequence MKYRSEIDGLRAVAVIPVILFHADFDIFSGGYVGVDVFFVLSGYLISGIILHDLQRDRFSIARFYERRTRRILPALFLTLTVCSVAAWYWFLPRDMKDFSQSLAASALFLSNFLFLQESAYFDIESELKPLLHTWSLAIEEQYYILFPLFFGFLFRRLRRHLLPVTAGLILLSFGWSIWQSIDAPQRAYFQLSTRIWELLVGVAAMLILSQRKESDARPYGDMLAAVGLALVLVSVFTFDEATLFPGPFAAAPVMGTALVVIYAQPGTRTARLLSLRPLVLIGLISYSAYLFHQPMLAFLSYTSPDEPDLLSRLVIIVAVFPLAWLSWKFIETPFRTGRAMSSAAVLRIAAACIAYFAILGVVGDRRDGYLRFDLAQDDSTLLSSLERSGLSDCSDLEDCLTPPPLSEDVLLLGDSNAFHFSAPLADALARQERRLIGLTRGGCFPSDRVNRENRSKSANASCRSYYRALFDYIGSAWPKPDTVLLSASWAIYYYGSDYFADNPVQRTPHQNARVTLIDHNDTDDESRRRTIRDEITSLLRLLSRNFDHVCVVAPMPLLTNNFRGGVPTLLSGIDGVSQTDFLEETGELLAVFSPANLPLNVRVLFPHDRLCSSGACRTQNNGQYLYSDINHISDYGARSVFAEMFAGDPACLGAGDAD is encoded by the coding sequence ATGAAATACCGTTCGGAAATCGACGGTTTGCGGGCCGTTGCCGTTATTCCTGTCATCCTGTTCCATGCAGATTTCGACATCTTCTCTGGCGGCTATGTCGGGGTAGATGTTTTCTTCGTGCTCAGCGGCTATCTGATCTCGGGAATTATCCTTCATGACCTGCAGCGTGACAGGTTCAGTATCGCGCGATTCTACGAAAGGCGGACACGTCGCATTCTGCCTGCGTTATTCCTGACACTGACGGTCTGCTCTGTCGCCGCCTGGTATTGGTTTCTCCCCCGCGACATGAAGGATTTCTCGCAAAGCCTTGCCGCCAGTGCATTGTTTTTATCAAATTTTCTTTTCCTGCAGGAAAGTGCCTATTTCGACATTGAATCAGAGCTCAAACCGCTTCTGCACACATGGAGCCTGGCGATAGAAGAGCAGTATTATATCCTCTTCCCGCTGTTTTTCGGATTCCTGTTCAGGCGGTTAAGGAGGCATCTTCTTCCGGTGACCGCCGGGCTGATATTGCTCAGCTTCGGCTGGTCGATCTGGCAGAGCATCGATGCTCCTCAACGCGCCTATTTCCAGCTCAGCACCCGCATATGGGAACTTCTGGTCGGCGTGGCGGCGATGCTGATCCTGTCGCAGCGGAAAGAAAGCGATGCGCGACCCTACGGGGATATGCTTGCGGCGGTCGGGCTGGCGCTTGTGCTGGTTTCGGTATTCACTTTCGACGAGGCAACGCTGTTTCCCGGCCCCTTCGCAGCGGCTCCGGTCATGGGAACAGCGCTTGTCGTGATCTATGCGCAGCCGGGGACGCGCACCGCCCGGCTGCTATCTCTGCGCCCGCTGGTGCTGATCGGGCTGATCAGCTACAGCGCCTATCTATTTCACCAGCCAATGCTGGCGTTTCTAAGCTATACCAGCCCGGACGAGCCTGATTTGCTGAGCCGTCTGGTAATCATCGTCGCGGTGTTCCCGCTGGCGTGGCTAAGCTGGAAATTCATCGAGACCCCTTTCCGCACCGGTCGTGCCATGTCATCGGCGGCGGTTCTTCGCATCGCAGCAGCCTGCATCGCCTATTTCGCCATTCTCGGCGTGGTCGGAGACCGGCGGGACGGCTATTTGCGGTTCGATCTGGCGCAGGACGATTCGACGCTTCTGTCATCGCTGGAACGTAGCGGGCTGAGCGATTGCTCTGATCTTGAGGACTGCCTGACCCCGCCACCCTTGTCGGAAGATGTGCTGCTTCTCGGCGATTCCAACGCGTTCCATTTCTCTGCACCGCTTGCCGATGCTCTGGCCCGGCAGGAGCGGCGCCTGATCGGCCTGACACGCGGCGGCTGTTTCCCTTCTGACCGGGTGAACCGTGAGAACCGTTCCAAAAGCGCAAACGCCTCATGCCGAAGCTATTACCGGGCGCTTTTCGATTATATCGGCAGCGCGTGGCCAAAGCCGGATACCGTGCTGCTTTCGGCCTCATGGGCGATTTATTATTACGGCAGCGATTATTTCGCCGACAACCCGGTCCAGAGAACGCCGCATCAGAATGCCCGTGTGACGCTGATCGACCATAACGATACGGATGATGAGTCACGCCGCCGGACTATCCGCGATGAAATCACATCGCTTCTGCGACTGCTTTCCCGGAATTTCGATCATGTCTGCGTCGTTGCGCCGATGCCCTTGCTTACCAATAATTTCCGAGGCGGCGTTCCGACATTACTCTCTGGCATAGACGGGGTCAGCCAGACGGATTTCCTTGAGGAAACCGGTGAGCTTCTGGCGGTTTTTTCTCCGGCGAACCTGCCGTTGAATGTCAGGGTGCTGTTCCCGCATGACCGGCTTTGCAGCTCGGGGGCCTGCCGGACGCAAAACAACGGGCAGTATCTGTACTCCGATATCAATCATATCAGCGATTATGGCGCAAGATCTGTCTTCGCCGAGATGTTTGCAGGCGATCCGGCCTGCCTCGGCGCGGGGGATGCGGATTAA
- a CDS encoding CarD family transcriptional regulator, translating to MSKTKKSEFRPDDFVVYPAHGVGKIVSIEQQEVAGMALEMFVISFEKDKMTLRVPTARAAEIGMRSLASPDLIEQALTTLKGKARVKRAMWSRRAQEYEQKINSGDLLAIAEVVRDLHRNDDQREQSYSERQLYEAALDRLTREVAAVSGIDAAGAQKKVDDVLVARAA from the coding sequence ATGTCCAAAACCAAGAAATCCGAATTCCGCCCCGATGACTTTGTTGTGTACCCCGCTCATGGCGTGGGCAAGATCGTCTCGATCGAGCAGCAGGAAGTTGCCGGTATGGCGCTGGAAATGTTCGTGATTTCGTTCGAAAAGGACAAGATGACCCTTCGTGTCCCGACTGCACGCGCTGCCGAAATCGGAATGCGCAGCCTCGCCAGCCCCGATCTGATCGAGCAGGCTCTGACCACGCTGAAAGGCAAGGCCCGCGTCAAGCGTGCCATGTGGTCGCGCCGGGCGCAGGAATACGAACAGAAGATCAACTCGGGCGATTTGCTGGCCATTGCCGAGGTGGTCCGTGACCTGCACCGCAATGACGATCAGCGTGAGCAGTCCTATTCCGAGCGTCAGCTTTACGAAGCGGCTCTGGACCGGCTGACCCGCGAAGTCGCCGCTGTCAGCGGTATCGATGCTGCCGGTGCGCAGAAGAAAGTCGATGACGTTCTGGTCGCCCGCGCCGCCTGA
- the cysE gene encoding serine O-acetyltransferase, whose protein sequence is MNSPAKTQRDAATPLSGVALWHQICSEARNAVTQEPLLGALVHGGLLHHDNLQSALAYRFALKLQSGEMSEQLLRELADSAYAQRPELVADAEADLRAVYERDPATHRLIQPLLFFKGFQALQAYRIGHWLYSEGRRDMAYFVQMRCSEAFGVDIHPAARVGGGVMIDHAHSIVIGETAVVGENVSMLHSVTLGGTGKADGDRHPKIGDNVLIGAGAKVLGNISVGRGSRIAAGSVVLHDVPPCKTVAGVPAQIVGDAGCTDPAFAMDHLIQVTGAEEKDG, encoded by the coding sequence ATGAACAGCCCCGCGAAAACCCAGAGAGACGCTGCGACGCCGCTGTCAGGGGTGGCGTTGTGGCACCAGATCTGTTCCGAGGCGCGGAACGCCGTCACGCAGGAGCCCTTGCTAGGGGCTTTGGTTCATGGCGGGCTGCTGCATCACGACAATTTGCAATCGGCTCTGGCCTATCGCTTTGCGCTGAAGCTGCAATCCGGTGAAATGTCAGAGCAATTGCTGCGTGAACTGGCCGATTCCGCCTATGCGCAGCGTCCCGAGCTGGTCGCCGATGCCGAAGCCGATCTTCGCGCGGTGTATGAGCGCGATCCGGCGACGCATCGGCTGATCCAGCCTCTGCTGTTCTTCAAGGGGTTTCAGGCGTTGCAGGCCTATCGGATCGGGCATTGGCTTTATTCCGAGGGGCGCAGGGATATGGCCTATTTCGTGCAGATGCGCTGTTCAGAGGCTTTTGGCGTGGATATTCACCCCGCTGCCCGTGTCGGGGGTGGGGTGATGATCGACCATGCCCACTCGATTGTGATCGGTGAAACGGCTGTGGTCGGAGAAAATGTCTCGATGCTGCATTCCGTCACGCTTGGCGGCACCGGCAAGGCGGATGGCGACCGGCACCCGAAGATCGGGGATAATGTGCTGATCGGTGCGGGAGCGAAGGTTCTGGGGAATATCTCGGTCGGGCGCGGCAGCCGGATCGCGGCGGGATCGGTGGTGCTGCATGATGTGCCGCCCTGCAAGACCGTTGCCGGCGTGCCCGCGCAGATCGTCGGCGATGCCGGTTGCACCGATCCGGCATTCGCGATGGATCACCTGATTCAGGTCACCGGAGCCGAGGAAAAGGACGGTTAA
- the ade gene encoding adenine deaminase, translating into MDRPSPSLEQRISQGRGDVAADLVLKGGKVWCMVTGEYIAGDVAICGDTIVGIGASYDGAREMDVSGAILVPGFIDTHLHIESSCVTPAEFDRCVTPRGITTAICDPHEIANVTGIEGIDYFLKASETTLMDLRVNLSSCVPSSAMETSGAALNAQDLLPLAAHPAVIGLAEFMNYPGVLSQDPVCMDKLRAFQGGHIDGHAPLLSGRDLNAYIAAGIGTEHEATTAAEAVEKLQKGLRILIREGSVSKDLDALAPVLTPLTAPYMCLCTDDRNPLDIAEEGHLDSMIRRLIAHGCDPLAVYRAASLSAAEAFGLKDRGQIAPGKRADIVVLEDVAQCTPRVVICGGLPANPDAFASRSSPPPVGLGSVHLPDLSAESFRLNGSGDCPVIGIQPGRIITDHLHEKIPMTDGDLRPDAARDLARISIVERHGRNGNVANGFVRGFGIASGAIGSTVCHDHHNIALVGMDYDDMLLAAQRLAEIGGGFVVVNKGRIKAELPLEIAGLMSRARFEDVHDALSRLRLSAKDLGITLHEPFLQLAFLALPVIPHLKITDRGMIDVDRFEII; encoded by the coding sequence ATGGACCGACCATCCCCAAGCCTCGAACAGCGAATCTCACAGGGCCGGGGCGACGTCGCTGCGGATCTGGTTCTGAAAGGCGGCAAGGTCTGGTGCATGGTCACCGGCGAATATATCGCGGGTGACGTGGCGATCTGTGGCGATACCATTGTCGGGATCGGTGCAAGCTATGACGGCGCTCGGGAAATGGATGTCAGCGGCGCGATCCTCGTGCCCGGTTTTATCGACACGCATCTGCATATCGAAAGCTCCTGCGTGACCCCGGCTGAATTCGACCGTTGCGTTACCCCTCGCGGCATTACGACCGCAATCTGCGATCCGCATGAGATCGCGAATGTGACAGGGATCGAGGGGATAGACTATTTCCTGAAAGCCTCCGAAACCACACTAATGGATCTGCGGGTGAACCTGTCCTCCTGCGTGCCATCCTCGGCGATGGAGACCTCCGGCGCGGCGCTGAATGCACAGGATCTTCTGCCCCTTGCCGCTCATCCCGCAGTGATCGGGCTGGCGGAGTTCATGAATTATCCCGGCGTTCTGTCGCAAGACCCGGTCTGCATGGACAAGCTGCGCGCGTTTCAGGGCGGCCATATTGACGGCCACGCACCGCTTCTGTCAGGCCGCGATCTGAACGCTTATATCGCCGCCGGGATCGGGACCGAGCACGAAGCCACGACCGCCGCCGAAGCGGTCGAGAAGCTGCAGAAAGGGCTGCGCATCCTGATCCGGGAAGGATCGGTGTCGAAGGATCTCGACGCGCTTGCGCCGGTTCTGACGCCTTTGACGGCCCCTTATATGTGCCTCTGCACGGATGACCGGAACCCGCTGGATATTGCCGAGGAAGGCCATCTCGACAGCATGATCCGCCGCCTGATCGCGCATGGCTGCGACCCGCTTGCGGTCTATCGCGCCGCGTCCCTATCAGCGGCAGAGGCGTTCGGCCTGAAGGATCGCGGACAGATCGCGCCGGGGAAACGCGCGGATATCGTCGTGCTGGAGGATGTCGCGCAGTGTACCCCCCGCGTCGTCATCTGCGGCGGCCTTCCGGCAAACCCCGACGCGTTCGCCTCGCGCAGCTCACCCCCGCCGGTGGGGCTCGGATCGGTCCATCTGCCCGACCTCTCGGCAGAGAGCTTCCGGCTTAACGGGTCCGGCGACTGCCCGGTGATAGGCATCCAGCCCGGCCGCATCATCACCGATCATCTGCATGAGAAGATCCCGATGACCGACGGGGATCTGCGCCCCGATGCGGCGCGGGACCTCGCCCGGATCTCGATTGTCGAGCGTCACGGCAGGAACGGAAATGTCGCGAATGGTTTCGTGCGCGGCTTCGGGATCGCATCGGGCGCGATCGGCTCGACCGTCTGTCATGACCACCACAATATCGCTCTGGTCGGGATGGATTACGACGACATGCTGCTCGCCGCGCAACGGCTGGCGGAAATCGGCGGTGGCTTCGTCGTCGTGAACAAGGGCCGGATCAAGGCCGAATTGCCGCTGGAAATCGCCGGGCTGATGAGCAGGGCGCGTTTCGAGGATGTGCATGACGCCCTGTCCCGACTTCGCCTCTCTGCAAAGGATCTGGGGATCACTCTGCATGAACCTTTCCTGCAACTGGCATTTCTCGCCCTGCCGGTCATCCCGCATCTGAAGATCACGGATCGCGGGATGATAGATGTGGACCGTTTCGAAATCATCTGA
- a CDS encoding lysophospholipid acyltransferase family protein: MAETGLSGPTWAGGAPPVMPRPGFRGWLRILRRGLPAIAVLILGVPLLILLRFFERIFSGPCRPVTGPFVQGVCRCVLFCIGLRWTRHGRPMQGPGAVVANHSSWLDIFTLNAAMPVFFVAKSEVSSWPGINILTRVTDTHFVARDRRLAAGQAQEFASRTRAGHRLLFFPEGTSSDGMQVLPFKPTLFQGFLAPELPQDLAIQPVTAIYHAPEKKDPRFYGWWGDMPLGPHILAVLSVAQQGHVEILLHEPIPVSGKDRKTLSRLAETAIRDAMPARRG, translated from the coding sequence ATGGCAGAAACGGGGCTGAGCGGCCCGACCTGGGCAGGCGGTGCGCCTCCTGTCATGCCCCGGCCCGGCTTTCGCGGCTGGCTGCGGATCCTGAGGCGGGGGCTGCCCGCCATCGCCGTGCTGATCCTCGGCGTGCCGCTTCTGATCCTGCTGCGATTCTTCGAGCGCATCTTTTCCGGCCCCTGCCGCCCGGTGACAGGACCGTTCGTGCAGGGGGTCTGCCGCTGCGTCCTGTTCTGCATCGGCCTACGCTGGACCCGGCATGGACGCCCGATGCAGGGCCCCGGCGCCGTCGTGGCCAATCACTCAAGCTGGCTGGATATCTTCACGCTGAACGCCGCCATGCCGGTGTTTTTCGTCGCCAAATCCGAGGTATCCTCATGGCCCGGTATCAATATCCTGACCCGGGTCACCGATACGCATTTCGTCGCCCGCGACCGGCGTCTGGCCGCCGGGCAGGCGCAGGAATTCGCCTCGCGAACCCGCGCCGGGCATCGCCTGCTATTCTTCCCCGAGGGTACCTCCAGCGACGGAATGCAGGTGCTGCCGTTCAAGCCGACGCTGTTTCAGGGTTTCCTCGCGCCGGAACTGCCGCAGGATCTGGCGATCCAGCCGGTGACCGCCATTTACCATGCGCCGGAAAAAAAAGATCCGCGCTTTTACGGCTGGTGGGGCGATATGCCTCTGGGGCCGCATATTCTTGCTGTGCTTTCCGTGGCGCAACAGGGTCACGTCGAAATCCTGCTGCACGAACCGATTCCCGTCTCTGGCAAGGATCGCAAAACACTGTCCCGGCTGGCTGAAACCGCTATTCGCGATGCAATGCCCGCGCGTCGCGGCTGA
- a CDS encoding NAD-dependent deacylase has translation MRIVVLTGAGISAESGLRTFRAEDGLWEDHHVEDVATPQAYARDPVLVHRFYNARRSAVAAAQPNAAHRALADLAQEHDLTLVTQNVDDLHERGGSPSVIHMHGEVNRALCAACDHRWPSPMEIDVNTPCPSCGRKTARPDIVWFGEMPYHMDQISAELERADLFAAIGTSGNVYPAAGFVQLARQYNAHCVELNLDRSSVSRDFHEHITGPATKIVPDWVLGL, from the coding sequence ATGCGTATCGTCGTCCTGACTGGGGCCGGGATTTCCGCCGAAAGCGGTCTGCGAACCTTCCGCGCCGAAGACGGTTTGTGGGAAGATCACCATGTCGAGGACGTCGCCACGCCCCAGGCCTATGCCCGCGATCCGGTGCTGGTCCATCGTTTCTATAACGCCAGACGCAGCGCCGTCGCAGCGGCACAGCCAAACGCCGCGCATCGCGCCTTGGCCGATCTGGCGCAGGAACACGATCTGACACTTGTCACGCAGAATGTGGACGATCTGCACGAACGCGGAGGATCGCCCTCGGTGATCCACATGCACGGAGAGGTGAACCGGGCACTCTGCGCCGCATGCGATCACCGCTGGCCAAGCCCGATGGAAATAGATGTGAACACGCCCTGCCCGTCCTGCGGCAGGAAGACGGCACGCCCCGATATCGTCTGGTTCGGGGAAATGCCCTATCACATGGACCAGATTTCCGCCGAACTGGAACGCGCCGATCTGTTCGCGGCAATCGGCACATCGGGGAATGTCTATCCCGCCGCCGGTTTCGTCCAGCTTGCACGGCAATACAATGCCCATTGCGTCGAGCTTAATCTGGACCGTTCCTCGGTCAGCCGCGATTTCCACGAACATATCACCGGCCCGGCCACGAAGATCGTGCCGGACTGGGTGTTGGGGCTTTAA
- the yecR gene encoding YecR family lipoprotein encodes MKKLLLCAPLLFAAGCSVEPPPAMSPDSQVNTFVEMAYEADALKAALIDWGAVKKNAISQCSSWGYASAQAYEGTRTQCQSMGASSNCDLTTVSRIYLCTPH; translated from the coding sequence ATGAAAAAACTGCTGCTTTGCGCCCCGCTTCTGTTCGCCGCCGGATGCTCGGTCGAACCGCCTCCGGCGATGTCGCCTGACAGTCAGGTCAATACATTCGTGGAAATGGCGTATGAAGCGGATGCGCTGAAAGCCGCCCTGATCGATTGGGGCGCTGTCAAAAAAAATGCGATCTCTCAATGCAGTTCCTGGGGCTATGCCAGTGCTCAAGCCTATGAAGGGACGCGAACCCAGTGTCAGTCGATGGGCGCGTCAAGCAATTGCGACCTGACAACGGTCAGCCGCATCTATCTGTGCACCCCACATTAG
- a CDS encoding GNAT family N-acetyltransferase — translation MDPDSKFFDIRIATSEQDLKAAQRLRYRVFVEELGADGKLVDHEARLERDEFDEAVDHLILVDLRRDVQQLDHVVGVYRLLPGTRAREFGRFYCDSEYDLTRLRASGRPLLELGRSCILPEYRGGAGMFLLWNALSEYVLELGIEILFGVASFHGTDIDEIAQPLGWLHAHHLAAADLRPVARKEAYQRMDLIPPEQLDRRAAMLGMPALIKAYLRLGGTVGDGAYLDRDFNTTDVLLMMDTSAMSQKHRDFYTSKWQKRG, via the coding sequence ATGGATCCCGACAGCAAGTTCTTCGATATCCGCATCGCAACCAGCGAACAGGATCTGAAAGCGGCGCAGCGCCTGCGCTATCGGGTCTTTGTCGAGGAGCTCGGGGCGGATGGAAAACTGGTCGATCACGAAGCCCGTCTGGAACGGGACGAATTCGATGAGGCCGTCGATCATCTGATTCTGGTCGATCTGCGCCGCGATGTGCAGCAGCTTGACCATGTTGTCGGTGTCTACCGCCTGCTTCCCGGCACCCGTGCGCGTGAATTCGGCCGGTTCTATTGCGACAGCGAATATGACCTGACCCGGCTGCGGGCCTCGGGACGCCCGCTTCTGGAACTGGGCCGGTCCTGCATCCTGCCCGAATATCGCGGCGGCGCGGGGATGTTCCTTCTGTGGAACGCGCTGTCGGAATATGTGCTGGAGCTGGGGATCGAGATCCTGTTCGGCGTGGCCTCGTTCCACGGCACGGATATCGACGAGATCGCTCAGCCGCTTGGCTGGTTGCACGCGCATCACCTTGCCGCCGCCGATCTGCGCCCGGTCGCCCGCAAAGAAGCCTATCAAAGAATGGATCTGATCCCGCCGGAACAACTCGACCGCCGCGCGGCCATGCTGGGGATGCCCGCGCTGATCAAGGCCTATCTGCGGCTTGGCGGCACAGTCGGGGACGGGGCCTATCTGGACCGCGATTTCAACACGACCGATGTTCTGCTGATGATGGATACCTCGGCCATGTCGCAGAAACATCGCGATTTCTATACCTCGAAATGGCAGAAACGGGGCTGA
- a CDS encoding DUF2793 domain-containing protein, with product MTDHATSRFSLPLVQASQAQKHVTVNESLARLDGLVNLVLNSVTQHEPPLTAAEGACFAVPPGASGAWAGQEGRIAIASNGGWVFVAAQAGMRGFIADQGVQAIHDGSDWVPGALTLGLYGSALAARMAETEIAISAGGAVVTDLLIPNAAMVIGATARVTEEITGSLESWRMGTEGATDRFGSLLGTGAGSWARGMLSQPVTYWQPSPVILTATGGMFTGGRVRIAVHWLELTLPS from the coding sequence ATGACTGATCATGCAACTTCCCGTTTCTCGCTGCCGCTTGTTCAGGCGTCTCAGGCGCAGAAACATGTGACGGTGAATGAATCGCTGGCCCGGCTGGACGGGCTGGTGAATCTGGTTCTGAACAGCGTGACGCAGCATGAGCCTCCGCTGACCGCCGCAGAGGGGGCCTGTTTCGCGGTTCCGCCGGGCGCATCGGGTGCCTGGGCGGGGCAGGAGGGGCGCATTGCGATTGCCTCGAATGGCGGTTGGGTCTTCGTTGCGGCACAGGCCGGGATGCGTGGCTTCATCGCCGATCAGGGGGTGCAGGCGATCCATGACGGCAGTGATTGGGTGCCGGGTGCGCTGACGCTTGGACTGTATGGCTCGGCCCTTGCGGCGCGGATGGCGGAAACCGAGATCGCGATTTCAGCGGGCGGGGCTGTCGTGACCGATCTTCTGATCCCGAATGCCGCAATGGTGATCGGCGCGACGGCGCGGGTGACCGAGGAAATCACCGGCTCGCTGGAAAGCTGGCGCATGGGGACAGAGGGGGCAACCGACCGTTTCGGGTCGTTGCTTGGCACTGGCGCCGGAAGCTGGGCGCGGGGCATGCTGTCCCAGCCGGTGACCTATTGGCAGCCCTCGCCGGTCATCCTGACGGCGACGGGCGGGATGTTCACGGGCGGGCGTGTGCGCATTGCGGTTCACTGGCTGGAGCTGACCTTGCCGTCATGA
- the fdxA gene encoding ferredoxin FdxA has translation MTYIVTDNCIMCKYTDCVEVCPVDCFYEGENTLVIHPDECIDCGVCEPECPADAIRPDTEPDMEPWVEMNRKYAEQWPVITQKKDPMPGYEEMDGVTGKLEKYFSPNPGEGD, from the coding sequence ATGACCTATATCGTCACCGACAATTGCATCATGTGCAAATATACCGACTGTGTCGAGGTCTGCCCCGTGGACTGTTTCTATGAGGGTGAGAACACGCTTGTGATTCACCCTGACGAATGCATCGATTGCGGCGTCTGCGAACCCGAATGCCCCGCCGACGCCATCCGTCCCGACACCGAACCGGATATGGAACCCTGGGTCGAGATGAACCGGAAATATGCCGAACAATGGCCGGTCATCACCCAGAAAAAGGACCCGATGCCGGGATATGAAGAAATGGACGGTGTCACCGGCAAGCTTGAGAAATATTTCAGCCCGAATCCCGGTGAGGGCGACTGA